Proteins from a genomic interval of Zingiber officinale cultivar Zhangliang chromosome 1B, Zo_v1.1, whole genome shotgun sequence:
- the LOC122046981 gene encoding protein SODIUM POTASSIUM ROOT DEFECTIVE 2-like: MASLLFKDKKGGGGVNFSCASPASAAVCTSIDLRSTIHPAGGSGGRTLDRHTLHLQDPRRRPKSAAPSSIPHTPTKPKTVRPKSSEKLRSGTLGTPGSMRYLLGGEEDDGGGVIVDGAYLEEGGRELAPLVSLDPPTLKALTSEPAGSKACSVSAAAFASASERQNQVVVLRVSLHCKGCEGKVRKHISKMEGVTSFEIDFASKKVTVVGDVTPLGVLNSIAKVKHAQFWSSPAPPSDLIPGYHSNFRA; the protein is encoded by the exons ATGGCTTCCCTGCTcttcaaggacaagaaaggtggCGGGGGAGTCAATTTCTCCTGCGCCTCCCCAGCCTCCGCCGCTGTCTGTACCAGCATCGACCTCCGTTCCACCATCCATCCCGCCGGCGGCTCTGGCGGCCGCACCCTCGACCGCCACACGCTGCACCTCCAAGACCCCCGCCGGCGGCCCAAGTCCGCCGCGCCCTCCTCCATTCCCCATACGCCGACGAAGCCCAAGACAGTCCGCCCCAAGAGCTCGGAGAAGCTAAGGAGCGGCACGTTGGGCACCCCGGGATCCATGAGATACCTGCTCGGCGGCGAGGAGGACGACGGCGGCGGCGTCATTGTCGACGGCGCTTACTTAGAGGAAGGAGGGCGGGAGTTGGCTCCTCTTGTGTCACTAGACCCGCCGACGCTGAAAGCGTTGACGAGCGAACCGGCTGGGTCAAAGGCCTGCTCTGTTTCCGCCGCTGCCTTCGCTTCTGCTTCAGAAAGGCAAAACCAG GTTGTGGTGTTGCGAGTGTCATTGCACTGCAAGGGGTGTGAAGGAAAGGTGAGGAAGCACATTTCCAAGATGGAAG GAGTTACATCTTTTGAGATCGACTTCGCGTCGAAGAAGGTGACGGTGGTGGGCGACGTGACGCCGCTGGGAGTCCTCAACAGCATAGCCAAGGTGAAGCACGCCCAGTTCTGGTCATCGCCTGCTCCACCATCGGATTTGATTCCTGGTTACCACAGTAATTTCAGAGCTTGA
- the LOC122047003 gene encoding metal tolerance protein 5-like isoform X1, with protein sequence MAEPRRSASGGVANDEGTELLLVESGDRERSWRLNFNGFRPSEPREKPPPRGLHDCLGVLGNGDEVAEYYQQQEEMLEGFSEMDTLAERGFLPGMSKEELEKLAKAETLAIRLSNIANMVLFAAKVYASIRSGSLAIIASTLDSLLDLLSGFILWFTAFQMKSRNPYKYPIGKRRMQPLGILVFASVMATLGLQIILESVRSLMSDENEFSLTWKQETWLVDIMISVTLVKLALVIYCRSFTNEIVKAYAQDHFFDVITNMIGLVAALLANYVEGWIDPVGAVILALYTIRTWSMTVLENVNSLVGRTAAPEYLQKLTYLCWNHHKAIRQIDTVRAYTFGSHYFVEVDIVLPSEMPLREAHDIGEALQEKLEQLPEIERAFVHLDYEYTHKPEHAQAQDI encoded by the exons ATGGCGGAGCCACGGCGGTCGGCCTCCGGTGGCGTCGCCAACGACGAAGGCACCGAGCTCCTGTTGGTGGAGTCCGGCGACAGGGAGCGCTCCTGGAGGCTTAACTTCAACGGATTCCGGCCTTCCGAACCCCGTGAGAAGCCGCCTCCTCGCGGCCTCCACGATTGCCTCGGCGTCCTAG GGAATGGAGATGAGGTTGCAGAATACtatcaacaacaagaagaaatgcTTGAGGGCTTTAGTGAAATGGATACACTAGCTGAGCGTGGATTTCTACCTGGAATGTCAAAG GAAGAGCTTGAAAAGTTAGCTAAAGCTGAAACACTAGCCATCCGGTTGTCAAATATTGCCAACATGGTTCTCTTTGCTGCAAAAGTTTATGCTTCAATTCGAAGTGGCTCATTGGCAATAATTGCATCGACATTGGATTCTCTCCTTGATCTGTTATCGGGGTTTATTTTATGGTTTACTGCATTCCAAATGAAATCAAGAAACCCCTACAAATATCCTATTGGGAAAAGGCGCATGCAACCATTG GGCATTCTTGTTTTTGCATCAGTAATGGCAACACTTGGACTACAGATAATCTTAGAGTCAGTGCGCTCACTTATGTCGGAT GAGAATGAATTCAGCTTGACCTGGAAACAAGAAACTTGGTTGGTCGACATCATGATTTCAGTGACACTGGTGAAGCTTGCACTAGTTATTTACTGTCGTTCATTTACTAATGAAATAGTCAAAGCTTATGCTCAGGATCACTTTTTTGATGTCATTACAAATATGATCGGCCTTGTGGCTGCTCTACTTGCAAACTATGTGGAGGGCTGGATAGATCCTGTCGGAGCTGTAATT TTGGCATTGTATACCATCCGTACTTGGTCGATGACGGTGCTTGAAAATGTCAACTCCCTGGTAGGCCGCACTGCAGCACCAGAATATCTGCAGAAGCTAACATACCTGTGTTGGAATCACCACAAAGCCATAAGGCAGATCGATACGGTGCGGGCTTACACATTTGGCTCCCACTACTTTGTCGAAGTAGACATTGTCTTGCCATCAGAGATGCCGCTAAGAGAAGCACACGACATCGGTGAAGCCTTGCAGGAGAAGCTCGAGCAGTTGCCAGAGATAGAGCGAGCTTTTGTTCACTTGGACTACGAATACACCCACAAGCCTGAGCATGCGCAAGCTCAGGATATTTAG
- the LOC122047003 gene encoding metal tolerance protein 5-like isoform X3, with amino-acid sequence MAEPRRSASGGVANDEGTELLLVESGDRERSWRLNFNGFRPSEPREKPPPRGLHDCLGVLGNGDEVAEYYQQQEEMLEGFSEMDTLAERGFLPGMSKEELEKLAKAETLAIRLSNIANMVLFAAKVYASIRSGSLAIIASTLDSLLDLLSGFILWFTAFQMKSRNPYKYPIGKRRMQPLGILVFASVMATLGLQIILESVRSLMSDENEFSLTWKQETWLVDIMISVTLVKLALVIYCRSFTNEIVKAYAQDHFFDVITNMIGLVAALLANYVEGWIDPVGAVISGADPGFEHWGGQNLCRYIHCRWYSLSTTLFAIKQKYI; translated from the exons ATGGCGGAGCCACGGCGGTCGGCCTCCGGTGGCGTCGCCAACGACGAAGGCACCGAGCTCCTGTTGGTGGAGTCCGGCGACAGGGAGCGCTCCTGGAGGCTTAACTTCAACGGATTCCGGCCTTCCGAACCCCGTGAGAAGCCGCCTCCTCGCGGCCTCCACGATTGCCTCGGCGTCCTAG GGAATGGAGATGAGGTTGCAGAATACtatcaacaacaagaagaaatgcTTGAGGGCTTTAGTGAAATGGATACACTAGCTGAGCGTGGATTTCTACCTGGAATGTCAAAG GAAGAGCTTGAAAAGTTAGCTAAAGCTGAAACACTAGCCATCCGGTTGTCAAATATTGCCAACATGGTTCTCTTTGCTGCAAAAGTTTATGCTTCAATTCGAAGTGGCTCATTGGCAATAATTGCATCGACATTGGATTCTCTCCTTGATCTGTTATCGGGGTTTATTTTATGGTTTACTGCATTCCAAATGAAATCAAGAAACCCCTACAAATATCCTATTGGGAAAAGGCGCATGCAACCATTG GGCATTCTTGTTTTTGCATCAGTAATGGCAACACTTGGACTACAGATAATCTTAGAGTCAGTGCGCTCACTTATGTCGGAT GAGAATGAATTCAGCTTGACCTGGAAACAAGAAACTTGGTTGGTCGACATCATGATTTCAGTGACACTGGTGAAGCTTGCACTAGTTATTTACTGTCGTTCATTTACTAATGAAATAGTCAAAGCTTATGCTCAGGATCACTTTTTTGATGTCATTACAAATATGATCGGCCTTGTGGCTGCTCTACTTGCAAACTATGTGGAGGGCTGGATAGATCCTGTCGGAGCTGTAATT TCAGGGGCGGATCCAGGATTTGAACATTGGGGGGGCCAAAACTTGTGCCGCTACATTCATTGTCGATG GTACTCCTTATCTACAACTCTATTTGCCatcaaacaaaaatatatatag
- the LOC122047003 gene encoding metal tolerance protein 5-like isoform X2, with translation MAEPRRSASGGVANDEGTELLLVESGDRERSWRLNFNGFRPSEPREKPPPRGLHDCLGVLGNGDEVAEYYQQQEEMLEGFSEMDTLAERGFLPGMSKEELEKLAKAETLAIRLSNIANMVLFAAKVYASIRSGSLAIIASTLDSLLDLLSGFILWFTAFQMKSRNPYKYPIGKRRMQPLGILVFASVMATLGLQIILESVRSLMSDENEFSLTWKQETWLVDIMISVTLVKLALVIYCRSFTNEIVKAYAQDHFFDVITNMIGLVAALLANYVEGWIDPVGAVISGADPGFEHWGGQNLCRYIHCRWYSNYYIKLKRLSIRIAFLSHS, from the exons ATGGCGGAGCCACGGCGGTCGGCCTCCGGTGGCGTCGCCAACGACGAAGGCACCGAGCTCCTGTTGGTGGAGTCCGGCGACAGGGAGCGCTCCTGGAGGCTTAACTTCAACGGATTCCGGCCTTCCGAACCCCGTGAGAAGCCGCCTCCTCGCGGCCTCCACGATTGCCTCGGCGTCCTAG GGAATGGAGATGAGGTTGCAGAATACtatcaacaacaagaagaaatgcTTGAGGGCTTTAGTGAAATGGATACACTAGCTGAGCGTGGATTTCTACCTGGAATGTCAAAG GAAGAGCTTGAAAAGTTAGCTAAAGCTGAAACACTAGCCATCCGGTTGTCAAATATTGCCAACATGGTTCTCTTTGCTGCAAAAGTTTATGCTTCAATTCGAAGTGGCTCATTGGCAATAATTGCATCGACATTGGATTCTCTCCTTGATCTGTTATCGGGGTTTATTTTATGGTTTACTGCATTCCAAATGAAATCAAGAAACCCCTACAAATATCCTATTGGGAAAAGGCGCATGCAACCATTG GGCATTCTTGTTTTTGCATCAGTAATGGCAACACTTGGACTACAGATAATCTTAGAGTCAGTGCGCTCACTTATGTCGGAT GAGAATGAATTCAGCTTGACCTGGAAACAAGAAACTTGGTTGGTCGACATCATGATTTCAGTGACACTGGTGAAGCTTGCACTAGTTATTTACTGTCGTTCATTTACTAATGAAATAGTCAAAGCTTATGCTCAGGATCACTTTTTTGATGTCATTACAAATATGATCGGCCTTGTGGCTGCTCTACTTGCAAACTATGTGGAGGGCTGGATAGATCCTGTCGGAGCTGTAATT TCAGGGGCGGATCCAGGATTTGAACATTGGGGGGGCCAAAACTTGTGCCGCTACATTCATTGTCGATG GTACTCTAATTACTACATCAAGCTGAAGCGTCTGAGTATTCGAATTGCTTTCCTCTCACATTCGTGA